A genomic window from Salvia hispanica cultivar TCC Black 2014 chromosome 5, UniMelb_Shisp_WGS_1.0, whole genome shotgun sequence includes:
- the LOC125189342 gene encoding putative late blight resistance protein homolog R1A-10, whose product MAYAAVISLRHTMERLAYSSPEIITPLYKKVHSLQQNLKRPRTSSSTLMDAIDAKIRDVVSRFEDVFESYVSDEVASQLQIFGDEVKLSLDLQNLKPEIDFFIAALKKMEEEYIKELEKPLLPDDEEEDNDDSSTADFGGEKSAIFGLSDVYNELRDQLTVIEQLLRFKAVALVGMAGFGKTTLARKFFEDPLILDYFECHAWVKVGRKCRLEKIIRHILAQLDSDRGEMCDMDEEMVAHSLRESLKGKRFLIVLDDVWETNLLVEIAKLCHYDKDGSRILLTSRLQHVGGRGVADLHMRLLNKEESWDLLREKVFGEESCSYQLEKVGRKVAENCEGLPLMIVKVAGFLSKYGEKTVECWSEVMSRKNHKVYTDAYKEICEVVFPSYDNLQWHLKACFLYMGVFRQNYEISQSKLIKMWIAEGFLEPYNIQDLEHHSKACLNELVSNNLVMFTQQSSISVLEQTKGVKNCKLHSCVWYLCNREAMENKFFHVLRYLADAQADGLERQRRLCVHNSVLLGIKDVHESMVENCGSTVRSLLCFGVYHQYQVTICSYLRLLRVLDALSIRMYEFPNDVLELVHLRYLALTCDGELPGSISKLWNLHILIIHRHLGIKWCEDPSYLPMEIWDMKGLKHLEIMGCDLPHPNGAFLCHLEALLRVSFDSLADGILEAIPNMKKLGVQILAPNTASCFSHVSHLHKLQTLKCVVVNPDLEFGCVQSPLPDFSKLPLSLVKLSLSGFGYEWECMGPIASLPNLQVLKLRSYAFQGPRWEVQENGFLKLQYLKIEDTDLEEWMMGKGSFPWLCCLSLKHCYNLQEIHWEFESGVFTKIELVDCNPLGVTCLQQLREARLRSKHYVPDIFVHSSWMLENQRVGRIFLSILHGCWKISGLPTVNI is encoded by the coding sequence TATTCTTCTCCAGAAATCATTACTCCTTTATACAAGAAAGTGCATTCGCTGCAGCAAAATCTCAAAAGACCGAGAACCAGCAGCAGCACGTTGATGGATGCCATCGATGCAAAAATCCGAGATGTAGTATCGAGATTCGAAGACGTATTTGAATCATACGTCTCAGATGAAGTAGCTTCGCAGCTGCAAATCTTTGGAGACGAAGTTAAACTCTCCCTAGATCTGCAGAATCTGAAACCAGAGATTGATTTCTTCATCGCCGCGTTGAAGAAGATGGAGGAAGAATACATCAAAGAGCTGGAAAAACCATTATTGcctgatgatgaagaagaagataacgATGATTCATCCACAGCTGATTTTGGTGGAGAGAAGTCGGCGATCTTCGGATTATCGGACGTGTACAATGAACTCAGAGATCAACTCACTGTAATCGAACAGTTGCTCAGATTCAAAGCTGTGGCGCTCGTTGGAATGGCTGGCTTCGGTAAGACTACTCTTGCTCggaaattttttgaagatCCTTTGATTTTAGATTACTTTGAATGCCACGCATGGGTGAAAGTAGGGAGAAAATGTCGATTGGAAAAAATCATAAGGCACATTCTAGCACAATTGGATTCTGATAGAGGTGAAATGTGTGATATGGACGAAGAGATGGTAGCTCACTCCTTGAGAGAGAGTTTGAAGGGAAAGAGGTTTCTCattgtgttggatgatgtATGGGAAACTAATCTCTTAGTAGAGATTGCAAAGTTGTGTCATTACGACAAAGATGGAAGTCGAATCTTGCTCACGAGTAGGCTACAGCATGTTGGGGGACGAGGCGTAGCAGACTTGCATATGCGTTTGCTGAATAAAGAAGAAAGTTGGGATCTTCTTCGAGAGAAGGTGTTTGGGGAAGAATCGTGCTCGTATCAACTTGAGAAAGTTGGAAGGAAAGTAGCGGAGAACTGTGAAGGTCTTCCTCTTATGATCGTCAAGGTTGCTGGCTTCCTATCAAAGTATGGAGAAAAAACAGTGGAATGTTGGAGTGAGGTAATGTCAAGGAAGAATCACAAAGTTTACACTGATGCATACAAGGAAATATGTGAGGTAGTTTTTCCAAGCTATGACAACTTGCAATGGCATTTAAAGGCGTGCTTTCTTTATATGGGAGTTTTTCGtcaaaattatgagatttCCCAATCCAAGCTTATCAAGATGTGGATTGCAGAGGGATTTCTCGAACCTTATAACATCCAAGATTTGGAGCATCACAGCAAGGCGTGTCTGAATGAGCTTGTATCAAATAATCTTGTTATGTTCACCCAACAAAGCTCCATTTCTGTTTTGGAGCAAACTAAAGGAGTCAAGAATTGTAAGCTTCATTCTTGTGTGTGGTATCTGTGCAACAGAGAAGCTATGGAGAACAAGTTTTTCCATGTCTTAAGATACCTTGCTGATGCCCAGGCTGATGGGCTTGAGAGGCAGCGTAGATTGTGCGTTCACAATAGCGTGCTACTTGGTATTAAAGATGTGCACGAGTCAATGGTGGAAAATTGTGGTTCCACTGTGCGCTCTCTGTTGTGTTTTGGTGTGTATCATCAATATCAAGTGACAATATGCTCGTATTTGAGGTTGTTGAGGGTGCTTGATGCCCTTTCAATCCGGATGTACGAGTTCCCAAATGATGTATTGGAACTGGTTCACTTGAGGTACCTTGCCCTCACTTGTGATGGCGAGCTCCCTGGTTCAATATCCAAACTGTGGAACCTTCACATCTTAATTATTCATCGACACTTGGGCATCAAATGGTGTGAAGATCCTTCATATTTGCCTATGGAGATATGGGATATGAAAGGCTTGAAGCATCTTGAGATCATGGGGTGTGACCTACCACATCCTAATGGTGCATTCTTGTGCCACCTTGAAGCACTTTTAAGAGTTAGTTTTGATAGTCTTGCGGATGGCATTCTTGAAGCAATTCCTAATATGAAGAAATTAGGAGTCCAAATATTGGCACCAAATACAGCAAGCTGCTTTAGCCATGTTTCCCATCTGCATAAACTGCAGACACTTAAATGTGTTGTAGTGAATCCTGATTTGGAGTTTGGTTGTGTCCAATCACCTCTTCCTGATTTCTCAAAGCTCCCATTGAGCCTTGTCAAGCTGAGTCTGAGTGGATTCGGATATGAATGGGAATGCATGGGACCAATCGCTTCATTGCCAAATCTTCAGGTGCTCAAGTTGCGAAGCTATGCTTTTCAAGGCCCGAGATGGGAAGTACAAGAGAATGGATTCTTGAAGCTTCAATATCTTAAAATTGAAGACACTGATTTGGAAGAATGGATGATGGGAAAGGGAAGCTTCCCATGGCTTTGCTGCCTAAGCTTGAAACATTGCTACAATTTGCAAGAAATTCACTGGGAATTTGAATCAGGAGTGTTCACAAAGATTGAATTAGTAGACTGCAATCCATTAGGCGTGACATGTCTACAACAATTACGAGAGGCAAGATTGAGAAGCAAGCATTATGTTCCGGATATTTTTGTCCATTCTTCATGGATGCTGGAAAATCAGCGGGTTGGACGGATATTTTTGTCCATTCTTCATGGATGCTGGAAAATCAGCGGGCTTCCAACCGTTAACATCTAG